One stretch of Pandoraea oxalativorans DNA includes these proteins:
- a CDS encoding BTAD domain-containing putative transcriptional regulator: MQANRSLYLLGPMRVEQGKQACAVKYTKARGLLAYLALQPGYHTRGALADRPDEDGQGGRDKLKRMLFHLRDTLGDELFESDRQVVRLRPETGLWIDAHVFASMIEQANRTLDTVTGLDLAAHLQHLADAVALYQGPFLHGLSVRDTPDLEQWIELQRDEYQRRRVFGERLLADGYARLGDLDQALAHARQLVALAPFDETGWHCRIALLLRAGRRDEAETEYRRLCDILHEELGELPGDALTQLLETPPARMEQRATGPERRQITVVAIELAPNGVDDPDQLVAMMRPPLVQCETILRQSWGYTLRTPTGGLLGYFGYPTALEGAGRHAVEAAMRCVQASTVRVGIGAGVHTGLVISSAADDSPDTGGRVSRSATQLADMALPGEVVICDATQRLIGVAIATTEHGSVRERHGNREIPVFRVNPDPTPERRSRRRAATLFGRDAALAELAAAHAAMRDASTGHGVLALVIGEAGIGKTALVRHFVETGGLRSIDLACAQDGAGTPFHPIARWLRAQSTIEASQLPQPALLALRRLRALFDMHADGNVPHAWKQAVLNEAPTLLAALLPDGGVITLDDAHWADPPTQELLAVMAENAPGGRLLIVGARPEFELPWRHTVGLRRIDLAPLDAGAAASIVRAATPRVALPAAMRERIVHLAEGVPLFLQELARATAAQQGGRNAANAMPMPASLQELMMARIDAAGSAKPVAHFASCLGHEFHAELLAAASGRSMALVERALDTLVACALVQRQDLGRYVFRHALLHKAAYDAQPQERRQDPHRRIALAMRDHAAVQTEPEVLAWHFRQADEPDAAIEHYRLAGEYATGRQAFREACAHYQSALDVLRQTGTSAQTAPRELQLRMAMGVPLVSLHGYGSEPARHNFETALALAQPMGDDIALFPVYWGLWLGSSSWSDFERSTDLARKLILIAEQAGASPLLAHAYYALGNSLCCQGDFGGAITALETGLAHYRPEQADTGLGEDARITGLSFLSWAYWFMGRHDASLAASEEALAMGRQQGRRYSFAFALVFAAMLRRLRREVAPAEALASEATEVASETGVALWALAGQTIRGWALASRGDVNGLERITDSVGRLSEIMGGVEGMFFGLLVEACAGTGDIALGLHAAERGARLSARRSDGHWQAEFLRQKGDFLRAGHHADDAIRPWLEHALQIARAQASPMLTLRAAHSLLRLGGGNAPDTLSDAECMAVLRDALDALQGGETLADVQEARATLAEVAARHTGKTGTASPARYGS; the protein is encoded by the coding sequence ATGCAAGCCAACAGATCGCTCTACCTGCTCGGACCGATGCGGGTCGAACAAGGCAAACAGGCCTGCGCCGTGAAGTACACGAAAGCGCGCGGCCTGCTCGCCTATCTCGCCCTGCAACCGGGCTATCACACCCGCGGCGCGCTGGCCGATCGGCCGGACGAAGACGGCCAGGGCGGACGCGACAAGCTCAAGCGCATGCTGTTCCATCTGCGCGACACCCTCGGCGACGAACTCTTCGAATCCGATCGTCAGGTCGTGCGTCTGCGTCCGGAAACCGGGCTGTGGATCGACGCGCATGTCTTCGCGAGCATGATCGAGCAGGCGAACCGCACGCTCGACACCGTCACCGGGCTCGATCTTGCGGCGCACCTTCAGCATCTGGCGGACGCCGTCGCGCTCTATCAGGGGCCGTTCCTTCACGGCCTCTCGGTGCGCGACACGCCCGATCTCGAACAGTGGATCGAACTGCAACGCGACGAATATCAGCGTCGCCGTGTTTTCGGCGAACGTCTGCTTGCGGACGGTTACGCCCGTCTGGGCGATCTCGATCAGGCGCTGGCACACGCGCGTCAGCTCGTGGCGCTGGCCCCCTTCGACGAAACCGGCTGGCATTGTCGGATCGCGCTGCTGCTGCGCGCCGGCCGTCGCGACGAAGCCGAGACGGAATACCGCCGTCTGTGCGACATCCTCCACGAAGAACTCGGCGAGTTGCCCGGCGACGCGCTGACGCAACTGCTCGAGACGCCGCCCGCCCGCATGGAGCAGCGCGCGACTGGCCCCGAGCGTCGTCAGATCACCGTCGTCGCGATCGAACTCGCGCCCAACGGCGTGGACGATCCCGACCAGCTCGTCGCGATGATGCGCCCGCCCCTCGTGCAGTGCGAAACGATCCTGCGCCAGTCGTGGGGCTACACGTTGCGCACCCCGACCGGCGGCCTGCTCGGCTACTTCGGTTATCCCACGGCACTGGAAGGTGCGGGACGTCATGCCGTCGAAGCCGCCATGCGCTGCGTGCAGGCGAGCACCGTACGCGTGGGCATCGGCGCGGGCGTTCATACCGGTCTCGTGATCAGTTCGGCGGCCGACGACAGCCCCGACACGGGCGGTCGCGTGTCGCGCTCGGCCACGCAACTCGCCGACATGGCGCTGCCCGGCGAAGTCGTGATCTGCGACGCCACGCAGCGTCTCATCGGCGTCGCCATCGCCACGACGGAGCACGGCAGCGTGCGCGAGCGTCACGGCAATCGCGAGATCCCGGTCTTTCGCGTCAACCCGGACCCCACGCCCGAGCGTCGTTCGCGCCGCCGCGCTGCCACGCTTTTCGGGCGCGACGCCGCACTGGCCGAGCTCGCCGCCGCTCACGCGGCCATGCGCGACGCCAGCACCGGCCACGGCGTGCTGGCGCTGGTCATCGGCGAAGCGGGCATCGGCAAGACGGCACTCGTGCGTCACTTCGTCGAGACGGGCGGTCTGCGCTCGATCGATCTCGCCTGCGCGCAGGACGGCGCAGGCACACCGTTCCATCCGATCGCGCGCTGGCTGCGCGCCCAGTCGACGATCGAGGCCTCGCAGTTGCCGCAACCCGCACTGCTCGCCCTGAGGCGCCTGCGCGCGCTGTTCGACATGCATGCCGACGGCAACGTACCGCATGCGTGGAAGCAGGCCGTGCTCAACGAAGCGCCCACGCTGCTCGCCGCGCTGTTGCCGGACGGCGGCGTGATCACGCTCGACGACGCACACTGGGCCGACCCGCCGACGCAGGAGTTGCTCGCCGTGATGGCGGAGAATGCGCCGGGCGGACGTTTGCTGATCGTTGGTGCGCGCCCCGAGTTCGAGTTGCCCTGGCGGCATACCGTCGGACTTCGCCGCATCGATCTCGCCCCGCTCGACGCCGGGGCCGCGGCTTCCATCGTGCGGGCCGCCACGCCGCGCGTCGCCCTACCTGCCGCGATGCGCGAGCGCATCGTGCACCTGGCCGAAGGCGTGCCGCTGTTCCTTCAGGAACTGGCACGCGCGACGGCCGCACAGCAAGGCGGACGCAACGCGGCGAACGCCATGCCGATGCCCGCGAGCCTTCAGGAACTGATGATGGCGCGCATCGACGCGGCGGGCAGCGCCAAGCCCGTGGCGCACTTCGCGTCGTGCCTCGGACATGAGTTCCACGCGGAATTGCTGGCCGCCGCGAGCGGCCGTTCGATGGCGCTCGTCGAGCGCGCGCTGGACACGCTCGTCGCCTGCGCGCTCGTGCAGCGACAGGATCTCGGACGCTACGTTTTCCGTCACGCACTGCTGCATAAAGCCGCGTACGACGCACAGCCGCAAGAGCGCCGACAAGACCCGCACCGCCGCATTGCGCTGGCGATGCGCGATCACGCTGCCGTTCAAACCGAGCCCGAAGTGCTGGCGTGGCACTTCCGTCAGGCCGACGAACCCGACGCCGCCATAGAGCACTACCGCCTCGCCGGCGAGTACGCGACCGGCCGTCAGGCATTTCGTGAGGCGTGCGCCCACTATCAGAGCGCGCTCGACGTACTGCGTCAGACCGGCACCAGCGCACAGACCGCGCCGCGTGAACTGCAACTGCGCATGGCGATGGGCGTGCCGCTCGTCTCTCTGCACGGTTACGGCTCCGAGCCTGCGCGTCACAACTTCGAGACGGCACTGGCGCTGGCACAGCCAATGGGCGACGACATCGCCCTCTTCCCCGTGTACTGGGGACTGTGGCTCGGCTCCAGCTCGTGGAGCGACTTCGAGCGCAGCACCGACCTGGCGCGCAAGCTCATCCTGATTGCCGAGCAAGCCGGTGCCTCACCGCTGCTCGCGCACGCGTACTACGCGCTGGGCAACAGCCTGTGCTGCCAGGGCGACTTCGGCGGCGCCATCACGGCGCTGGAAACAGGCCTGGCGCACTACCGTCCCGAACAGGCCGACACCGGCCTCGGAGAAGACGCGCGCATCACGGGCCTCTCGTTCCTCTCCTGGGCTTACTGGTTCATGGGGCGTCACGACGCTTCGCTCGCCGCGAGCGAGGAAGCGCTGGCGATGGGACGTCAGCAGGGCCGCCGTTACTCGTTCGCCTTTGCGCTGGTGTTCGCGGCGATGCTGCGCCGCCTGCGCCGCGAAGTCGCGCCCGCCGAGGCACTGGCGAGCGAGGCGACCGAAGTGGCGTCCGAGACCGGCGTAGCCCTCTGGGCACTCGCCGGGCAGACGATTCGCGGCTGGGCGCTTGCCTCGCGCGGCGATGTGAATGGGCTGGAGCGCATTACCGACAGCGTCGGCCGACTCAGCGAGATCATGGGCGGCGTCGAAGGGATGTTCTTCGGTCTGCTCGTCGAAGCCTGCGCGGGCACCGGCGATATCGCACTCGGTTTGCATGCGGCGGAGCGCGGTGCACGCTTGTCGGCGCGTCGCAGCGACGGGCACTGGCAAGCGGAGTTCCTGCGTCAGAAGGGGGACTTCCTGCGTGCGGGACATCACGCCGACGACGCGATCCGTCCGTGGCTCGAACACGCGTTGCAAATCGCGCGGGCACAAGCATCGCCCATGCTGACCCTGCGCGCCGCACATAGTCTGTTGCGTCTGGGCGGCGGCAACGCACCGGACACGCTGAGCGACGCGGAATGCATGGCCGTGCTGCGCGACGCGCTCGATGCCCTGCAAGGCGGCGAGACGCTGGCGGACGTACAGGAAGCGCGCGCCACGCTGGCGGAGGTCGCCGCACGTCATACCGGCAAAACCGGAACGGCGAGTCCTGCCCGCTACGGCAGTTGA
- a CDS encoding aliphatic sulfonate ABC transporter substrate-binding protein gives MLAGGALNALGIAGAAGVLTRSGEARAANAPLALRIGYQKSSTLIVLAKARGTLAQALAPHNVTLTWHEFTSGLPLLEALNVGSIDFSADVADTVPVFAQAAGARIAYVARETPSPDAEAILVAQNSPIKTLSDLKGKRIAVTKGAGVHYLLIAALQSVGLRINDVQPAYLTPADGRAAFASGNVDAWVTWDPFLASVERQDKVRTLTTARGLAGYQRYYLATPAFARDHDAVLRDVYRTLRETGQWVRTNPREAAAQLSPVWGLDVATVEAANKRRSYDVQPVVREAVAEQQRIADVFTQAGLLPKRIDAADATIWQAPA, from the coding sequence ATGCTCGCGGGCGGTGCGCTCAACGCGCTCGGCATTGCGGGGGCGGCCGGGGTGCTGACGCGCAGCGGCGAGGCGCGCGCGGCCAACGCTCCGCTTGCCCTGCGCATCGGTTATCAGAAATCGTCGACGCTCATCGTGCTCGCCAAGGCGCGCGGCACGCTGGCGCAAGCGCTGGCCCCGCACAATGTCACGCTGACGTGGCACGAATTCACGAGCGGATTGCCACTGCTCGAAGCGCTCAACGTGGGCAGCATCGACTTCTCGGCAGACGTCGCGGACACGGTGCCGGTGTTTGCCCAGGCGGCCGGCGCGCGCATTGCCTATGTCGCGCGCGAGACCCCGTCGCCGGACGCCGAGGCGATTCTCGTCGCCCAGAACTCACCCATCAAAACGCTCTCGGATCTGAAGGGAAAGCGCATCGCCGTGACGAAGGGCGCGGGCGTGCACTATCTGCTCATCGCCGCATTGCAAAGCGTTGGTCTGCGAATCAACGACGTGCAGCCCGCCTACCTCACCCCGGCGGATGGCCGTGCGGCGTTCGCCAGCGGCAATGTCGACGCCTGGGTGACGTGGGATCCGTTCCTCGCGAGCGTCGAGCGTCAGGACAAGGTGCGCACCCTGACCACGGCACGCGGACTGGCGGGCTATCAGCGCTACTACCTCGCCACGCCCGCCTTCGCGCGCGATCACGACGCCGTGCTGCGCGACGTCTATCGCACGTTGCGCGAGACCGGTCAGTGGGTACGCACCAACCCGCGCGAGGCGGCGGCCCAGTTGTCCCCTGTGTGGGGGCTCGACGTCGCCACCGTGGAGGCCGCCAACAAGCGCCGCAGCTACGACGTGCAGCCGGTCGTGCGCGAGGCAGTCGCCGAGCAGCAGCGCATTGCCGACGTCTTCACGCAGGCAGGGCTGCTGCCCAAGCGCATCGACGCCGCCGACGCAACCATCTGGCAAGCCCCCGCTTGA
- a CDS encoding Fe2+-dependent dioxygenase, which translates to MQLRIPNVLSDDQVRWVRTRLDNAGDAWVDGLATAGYQGAPVKQNQQIDERSPIAHELGDMILAALERNPLFISAALPNKVYAPMFNRYGEGMHFGNHVDGAIRLQPGSGMRIRTDISATLFLASPDEYDGGELVIEDQYGTHQVKLAAGDLVLYPATSLHRVNPITRGVRVGCFFWVQSLVRDDTQRTLLFDMDNAIQRLNTTDADETARRTLVGCYHNLLRIWSEA; encoded by the coding sequence ATGCAGCTCCGAATACCGAATGTCCTCTCCGACGATCAGGTGCGTTGGGTTCGTACCCGGCTCGACAACGCAGGCGACGCCTGGGTCGATGGTCTCGCCACGGCCGGTTATCAGGGCGCACCCGTCAAACAGAACCAGCAGATCGACGAGCGCTCGCCCATCGCGCACGAACTCGGCGACATGATCCTGGCGGCGCTGGAGCGCAACCCTCTGTTCATCAGCGCCGCGCTGCCGAACAAGGTCTACGCGCCGATGTTCAACCGCTACGGCGAAGGCATGCACTTCGGCAACCACGTGGACGGCGCGATCCGTCTGCAACCGGGCAGCGGCATGCGTATCCGGACCGACATCTCCGCGACGCTGTTTCTCGCGTCGCCGGACGAATACGACGGCGGCGAACTCGTCATCGAAGATCAGTACGGCACGCATCAGGTGAAGCTCGCTGCGGGGGACCTGGTGCTGTATCCGGCGACCAGCCTGCACCGGGTCAATCCGATTACGCGCGGTGTGCGCGTGGGGTGCTTCTTCTGGGTGCAGAGTCTCGTGCGCGACGACACGCAGCGCACGCTGCTCTTCGACATGGATAACGCCATTCAGCGTCTGAACACGACGGATGCGGACGAGACGGCGCGTCGTACGCTCGTGGGCTGTTATCACAACCTGCTGCGGATCTGGAGCGAGGCCTGA